One genomic segment of Streptomyces sp. TLI_146 includes these proteins:
- a CDS encoding calcium:proton antiporter: MIRLARVPLDRWSAFVPALALVLLAFTWGRSLPSGLVALVSCFLAGAVLAAVHHAEVVAHRVGEPFGSLVLAVAVTIIEVALIVTLMSDGGDKNATLARDTVFAAVMITCNGIVGVCLLIGALRRRLAVFNPEGTGAAFATVTTLAGLSLVLPTFTTSKPGPEFSTAQLVFAALASVALYGLFVATQTVRHRDYFLPVTQQGEVLDEEHADPPSARTALISVALLGVALVAVVGLAKGVSPTIERGVAAAGLPASVVGVVIALLVLLPETIAASRAAARDRVQTSLNLALGSAMASIGLTIPAVALASIWLSGPLVLGLGASHMVLLALTVGVGILTVVPGRATPMQGGVHLALFAGYLVLAVSP, encoded by the coding sequence ATGATCCGTCTCGCCCGCGTCCCCCTGGACCGGTGGTCGGCGTTCGTGCCGGCGCTCGCCCTGGTGCTGCTCGCGTTCACCTGGGGGCGGTCGCTTCCCTCGGGGCTGGTCGCGCTGGTGTCCTGCTTCCTGGCGGGCGCGGTGCTTGCGGCGGTGCACCACGCGGAGGTCGTGGCGCACCGGGTGGGCGAGCCGTTCGGCTCGCTCGTGCTCGCGGTCGCGGTGACGATCATCGAGGTCGCGCTGATCGTCACCCTGATGTCGGACGGCGGCGACAAGAACGCCACGCTCGCCCGCGACACCGTCTTCGCCGCCGTGATGATCACCTGCAACGGGATCGTCGGCGTCTGCCTCCTGATCGGCGCGCTCCGCCGCAGACTGGCCGTCTTCAACCCCGAGGGCACCGGCGCTGCCTTCGCCACGGTCACCACGCTCGCCGGGCTCAGCCTGGTGCTGCCGACCTTCACCACCAGCAAGCCGGGCCCGGAGTTCTCCACCGCGCAGCTCGTCTTCGCCGCGCTCGCCTCGGTGGCGCTGTACGGGCTGTTCGTCGCCACCCAGACCGTGCGCCACCGCGACTACTTCCTGCCCGTCACCCAGCAGGGCGAGGTGCTCGACGAGGAGCACGCCGATCCGCCGTCCGCCCGCACCGCGCTGATCAGCGTCGCGCTGCTCGGGGTCGCCCTGGTCGCGGTCGTCGGCCTCGCCAAGGGCGTCTCGCCGACCATCGAGCGCGGGGTGGCCGCCGCCGGGCTGCCCGCCTCCGTCGTCGGCGTGGTCATCGCGCTGCTCGTGCTGCTGCCCGAGACCATCGCCGCCTCCCGCGCCGCCGCCCGCGACCGGGTGCAGACGAGCCTCAACCTGGCGCTCGGCTCCGCGATGGCGAGCATCGGACTCACCATCCCGGCGGTCGCGCTGGCGTCGATCTGGCTGTCCGGGCCGCTGGTGCTCGGGCTCGGCGCCAGCCATATGGTGCTGCTCGCGCTCACCGTCGGCGTGGGCATCCTCACCGTCGTCCCGGGCCGCGCGACCCCGATGCAGGGCGGCGTCCACCTGGCCCTGTTCGCCGGATATCTGGTGCTCGCGGTCAGCCCCTGA
- a CDS encoding LuxR family transcriptional regulator gives MLGAIGLDETQESAYRTLVALGAAEVADLAHRLALPEPETERALRRLERQGLAAQSSARTGRWVAAPPGVALGALLTQQRHELEQAELAAALLAEEYRAEAAEPAVHDLVEVVTGASAVAHRFHQLQLGAADEVCALVTGNPIAVTGMDNESEERAATRGVAYRVVIEREVLALPAGITEVTAALGRDEQVRTVDRVPTKLVVADRSLAMVPLTGRDAEPAALVVHASGLLESLMGLFEAVWRDALPLRLAGTAVREEVSGPDATDLEVLSLLLAGMTDASVAKQLDLGLRTVQRRVKGLMELTGVTTRLQLGWHAYERGWVAR, from the coding sequence GTGCTCGGAGCGATAGGCCTGGACGAGACGCAGGAGTCGGCGTACCGGACGCTGGTGGCGCTGGGCGCGGCCGAGGTCGCGGACCTCGCGCACCGGCTCGCGCTGCCCGAACCCGAGACGGAACGGGCGCTGCGCCGCCTGGAGCGCCAGGGCCTGGCCGCCCAGTCCTCGGCCCGCACCGGGCGGTGGGTGGCGGCCCCGCCCGGCGTCGCGCTCGGCGCCCTGCTCACCCAGCAGCGCCACGAGCTGGAGCAGGCGGAGCTGGCGGCCGCGCTGCTCGCCGAGGAGTACCGGGCCGAGGCCGCCGAGCCCGCCGTGCATGACCTGGTGGAGGTGGTCACCGGCGCGTCCGCCGTGGCCCACCGCTTCCACCAGCTCCAGCTGGGCGCCGCCGACGAGGTGTGCGCGCTGGTCACCGGCAATCCGATCGCGGTGACCGGGATGGACAACGAGTCCGAGGAGCGGGCCGCGACCCGGGGAGTGGCCTACCGGGTGGTCATCGAGCGCGAGGTGCTCGCCCTGCCCGCCGGGATCACCGAGGTCACGGCCGCGCTCGGACGCGACGAGCAGGTGCGCACGGTCGACCGGGTGCCGACCAAGCTGGTGGTGGCCGACCGGAGCCTGGCGATGGTGCCACTGACCGGCCGGGACGCCGAGCCCGCCGCCCTGGTGGTGCACGCAAGCGGCCTCCTGGAGTCCCTGATGGGCCTCTTCGAGGCGGTGTGGCGGGACGCGCTGCCGCTGCGGCTCGCGGGCACGGCGGTACGGGAGGAGGTGTCCGGCCCCGACGCCACCGACCTGGAGGTCCTGTCGCTGCTGCTGGCCGGGATGACGGACGCGAGCGTGGCCAAACAGCTCGATCTGGGGCTGCGGACCGTACAGCGCCGAGTGAAGGGCCTGATGGAGCTGACGGGCGTCACCACCCGGCTCCAGCTGGGCTGGCACGCGTACGAGCGCGGCTGGGTGGCCCGGTAG
- the rsgA gene encoding ribosome small subunit-dependent GTPase A → MSSSSAFRQSSSQHSSTSHALSPYGWDDDWAAAFAPYADQGLLPGRVVRVDRGQCDIVTADGLLRADTAFVTPHDPIRVVCTGDWAAVEPVGDPRFVRAYLPRRTAFVRNTSSNRSEGQILAANVDHAIIAVSLAAELDLGRIERFLALAWESGAQPLVVLTKADLVPDPVGLSYLVQDVETAAPGVQVLPVSSATGDGVEVLRAIVSGGTSVLLGQSGAGKSTLANALLGADVMEVQAIRDVDGKGRHTTTTRNLLALPGGGVLIDTPGLRGVGLWDAESGVGQVFAEIEELSGQCRFHDCAHEAEPGCAVLAAIEDGSLAERRLESYRKLIRENRRIVAKTDARLRNEIRRDWRIKSAEGRANYAAKRGGGR, encoded by the coding sequence TTGTCCTCCTCTTCTGCTTTCCGGCAGTCGTCCTCGCAGCACTCCTCCACCTCACACGCCCTGTCTCCCTACGGCTGGGACGACGACTGGGCCGCCGCCTTCGCGCCCTACGCCGACCAGGGCCTGCTGCCTGGCCGCGTCGTCCGCGTCGACCGGGGCCAGTGCGACATCGTCACCGCCGACGGGCTGCTGCGCGCCGACACCGCCTTCGTCACCCCGCACGACCCGATCCGGGTCGTCTGCACCGGTGACTGGGCCGCCGTCGAACCCGTCGGCGACCCCCGGTTCGTCCGCGCGTACCTGCCGCGCCGGACCGCCTTCGTACGCAACACCTCCTCCAACCGGTCCGAGGGGCAGATCCTCGCGGCCAACGTGGACCACGCGATCATCGCGGTCTCGCTCGCCGCCGAGCTGGACCTCGGGCGGATCGAGCGGTTCCTGGCCCTGGCGTGGGAGTCGGGCGCGCAGCCGCTCGTCGTCCTCACCAAGGCCGACCTGGTGCCCGACCCGGTCGGGCTCTCCTACCTGGTCCAGGACGTGGAGACGGCCGCGCCCGGCGTCCAGGTCCTGCCCGTCAGCTCGGCGACCGGCGACGGCGTCGAGGTGCTGCGGGCGATCGTCTCGGGCGGCACCAGCGTGCTGCTCGGCCAGTCCGGCGCGGGCAAGTCGACGCTGGCCAACGCACTGCTCGGCGCGGACGTGATGGAGGTGCAGGCCATCCGGGACGTCGACGGCAAGGGCCGGCACACCACCACGACCCGCAATCTGCTCGCCCTGCCCGGCGGCGGCGTCCTCATCGACACGCCGGGGCTGCGTGGGGTCGGCCTGTGGGACGCCGAGAGCGGTGTCGGGCAGGTCTTCGCGGAGATCGAGGAGCTGTCCGGGCAGTGCCGCTTCCACGACTGCGCCCACGAGGCGGAGCCGGGGTGCGCGGTGCTCGCGGCGATCGAGGACGGCTCGCTGGCCGAGCGGCGCCTGGAGAGCTACCGCAAGCTGATCCGCGAGAACCGGCGGATCGTCGCCAAGACCGACGCGCGCCTGCGCAACGAGATCCGCCGCGACTGGCGCATCAAGTCGGCCGAGGGCCGGGCGAACTACGCGGCCAAGCGGGGCGGCGGCCGCTGA
- a CDS encoding LysR family transcriptional regulator has product MTERKTNGSASGPPDPDRPARPHAPLDLTHLRTFLAVHRTGSFTAAARLLSLSQPTVTTQIRALERQLGRELFERLPRGVAPTPYADDLVARVAAPLDALAAVADRGPGDGAPAQPVHLAGPAEFLCVTALPALAPLVADGLRLHVVTGLSDELLDGLRAGRHDLVVSTVRPRGRTLTAVPLADEEFVLVAAPEWARRIGAGHVAADGPAALAGVPLVTYAEDLPIARRYWRHVFGRRLTAEAALTVPDLRGVLAAVTAGAGVTVLPRYLCRADLDAGRLVALLEPEDAPINTAYLVQRPGTPDNPQVTRLRDRLLALAGEW; this is encoded by the coding sequence GTGACGGAGAGAAAAACGAATGGATCGGCCTCGGGCCCGCCCGACCCGGACCGCCCCGCCCGCCCCCACGCCCCCCTCGACCTCACCCATCTGCGGACCTTCCTCGCCGTCCACCGCACCGGCAGCTTCACCGCCGCCGCGCGGCTGCTGAGCCTGTCCCAGCCCACCGTCACCACACAGATCCGCGCCCTGGAGCGGCAGCTCGGGCGGGAGCTGTTCGAGCGGCTGCCGCGCGGGGTGGCGCCGACGCCGTACGCCGACGACCTCGTCGCACGCGTCGCCGCCCCGCTCGACGCGCTCGCGGCCGTCGCCGACCGCGGCCCCGGCGACGGCGCGCCCGCGCAGCCCGTGCACCTGGCCGGACCGGCCGAGTTCCTCTGCGTCACCGCACTGCCCGCCCTCGCGCCGCTGGTCGCGGACGGGCTGCGGCTGCACGTCGTCACCGGCCTCTCCGACGAACTGCTCGACGGACTGCGCGCGGGCCGCCACGACCTGGTCGTCTCGACCGTGCGGCCGCGCGGGCGCACCCTGACCGCCGTACCGCTGGCCGACGAGGAGTTCGTGCTCGTGGCCGCGCCGGAGTGGGCGCGGCGGATCGGCGCCGGGCACGTCGCGGCGGACGGCCCGGCCGCGCTGGCCGGGGTGCCCCTGGTGACGTACGCCGAGGACCTGCCCATCGCCCGTCGCTACTGGCGCCACGTCTTCGGCCGCCGCCTCACCGCCGAGGCCGCGCTCACCGTCCCCGACCTGCGCGGGGTCCTCGCGGCCGTGACGGCGGGCGCGGGCGTCACCGTGCTGCCCCGCTACCTGTGCCGCGCCGACCTCGACGCGGGCCGCCTGGTCGCCCTCCTCGAACCCGAGGACGCGCCGATCAACACCGCGTACCTGGTCCAGCGCCCGGGCACCCCCGACAACCCCCAAGTCACGCGCTTACGGGACCGGCTGCTGGCGCTGGCGGGGGAGTGGTGA
- a CDS encoding S8 family serine peptidase, producing the protein MRPISRTALGAATAALAITAVVPSVAAPPGAATAKRPITGGEAAARGQVTVTLVTGDRVLVGRDADGKAVAATALPREDGTTAPVQTRRSGDDLYVYPDSAVAALAAHRADEQLFNVSGLIRQGYDDAHSTTLPLIAVYDPAGARSLAPAPRGATRGPALPAVDGVALKADKAKAADFWADVTAPRSRAANSLKKLWLDRKVEANLDKSTRQVRADLAWAAGYDGKGTKVAVLDTGVDAGHPDLKGRVAAAKNFTDSDTTDDHQGHGTHTTSTVGGSGAASGGRKKGVAPGAALLAGKVLNDSGSGAESWIIAGMQWAVDSGADVVSMSLGSPEPTDCTDPMSTAAEQLAQNNGTLFVVAAGNSGPRQNTVSSPGCAPSVLTVGAVDRDDSTAYFSSRGPAPVSHTLKPEIAAPGVGISAANAGGRGIYAYQSMSGTSMAAPHVAGAAAIVKQRHPDWSARQIKAALVSSAKSDVPGDVRETGGGRLDVKAAIDATVLGAPAVQGGTFNWPQDSGDRTSVDVPYTNTAGRPVTLSLAVQGVTGNDGSRVRSTVAALARRTVTVPAGATVKVPLRLDPAAHLERSQYGDVTGRVLATADGVSVSTPFSLYVQPRTVTLRVKVIDRLGRPASGPSSLDVIGIDDATGERRFNEGAADQIYALRPGSYFLSSFVATPDAGEGATLNDSLTYLGRPQLELTKDTTVVLNARKAHRLALATDRPSEARATTLAFSRAWDGYWLHAGTAAGGSSIKGYYASVEGRAHDGTFEFGSYWRAYAPLVSELRTTDGTVLHPVTAGTGSANLDGTGRARLVDAGSGAPEELKAAGARGAIALVRIPDTDTSVSRAARDAKAAGAVAVLAYRSSPVRWVPSGGFTGPELPVLAVESGEAATLLVELGAGGVELRWKATAKSPYVYNLAFPESGAIGSDRTYRVRDSRLGKAESVYRAMGVATDYVDSTAAHRPSGAAVYSATIDLVPAPGTRTEYYSPGDTAWDHLTSSSFPFGESMTDRRRTYTAGESRRESWYDGVVSPVAPRDTDGKEVLAAERQGNLIGFAAAMWGDGGHYAQPGSFGDVGALVLRRDGEVIGESAWPFGVFEVPAQDSAYELEQRVEKIGGPAKVWQRSTGVRTVWRFRSKLDENVYSQGLGILFPRYSLPEDGLKTLPAANGQRIGLSVTGHAGYTPAALTSARLSYSYDDGATWTEAAVTHRGDSWSASVDHAGAAGRQVTLKAELTDAHGNSVTQTVTRAYDVR; encoded by the coding sequence ATGCGTCCGATATCGCGCACGGCTCTGGGAGCGGCGACCGCCGCCCTGGCCATCACCGCGGTGGTGCCGTCCGTGGCCGCACCACCGGGCGCCGCGACCGCGAAGAGACCGATCACCGGCGGCGAGGCCGCCGCCCGCGGGCAGGTCACCGTCACCCTGGTCACCGGCGACCGCGTCCTGGTCGGCAGAGACGCCGACGGCAAGGCCGTCGCGGCCACCGCGCTGCCCCGCGAGGACGGCACCACCGCGCCGGTGCAGACCCGCCGCTCGGGCGACGACCTGTACGTCTACCCGGACAGCGCCGTCGCCGCCCTCGCCGCCCACCGCGCGGACGAGCAGCTCTTCAACGTCTCCGGCCTGATCCGCCAGGGCTACGACGACGCCCACTCCACGACCCTGCCGCTGATCGCCGTCTACGACCCGGCGGGCGCCCGCTCCCTCGCCCCCGCCCCGCGCGGCGCCACCCGCGGACCCGCCCTGCCCGCCGTCGACGGCGTCGCCCTCAAGGCCGACAAGGCGAAGGCCGCCGACTTCTGGGCCGACGTCACCGCCCCCCGCTCGCGCGCCGCGAACTCCCTCAAGAAACTCTGGCTGGACCGGAAGGTCGAGGCGAACCTCGACAAGTCGACTAGGCAGGTCCGCGCGGACCTCGCCTGGGCGGCCGGATACGACGGCAAGGGCACCAAGGTCGCGGTCCTGGACACCGGCGTCGACGCCGGACACCCCGACCTCAAGGGCCGCGTCGCCGCCGCGAAGAACTTCACCGACTCCGACACCACCGACGACCACCAGGGCCACGGCACCCACACCACCTCCACCGTCGGCGGCTCCGGCGCGGCCAGTGGCGGCAGGAAGAAGGGCGTCGCCCCCGGCGCAGCCCTGCTCGCCGGAAAGGTCCTGAACGACAGCGGCTCGGGTGCCGAGTCATGGATCATCGCCGGGATGCAGTGGGCCGTCGACAGCGGGGCCGACGTCGTCTCGATGAGCCTCGGCAGCCCCGAACCCACCGACTGCACCGACCCGATGAGCACCGCGGCCGAGCAACTCGCCCAGAACAATGGCACGTTGTTCGTGGTCGCGGCCGGGAACTCGGGCCCCCGCCAGAACACCGTCTCCTCGCCCGGCTGCGCCCCGAGTGTCCTCACCGTCGGCGCCGTCGACCGCGACGACTCCACCGCGTACTTCTCCAGCCGGGGCCCGGCCCCCGTCTCGCACACCCTCAAGCCGGAGATCGCCGCCCCGGGCGTGGGCATATCCGCCGCCAACGCGGGCGGGCGCGGCATCTACGCGTACCAGTCCATGAGTGGTACGTCGATGGCCGCCCCGCACGTCGCGGGCGCCGCCGCGATCGTCAAGCAGCGCCACCCCGACTGGAGCGCGCGGCAGATCAAGGCCGCGCTCGTCTCCTCCGCGAAGTCGGACGTCCCCGGTGACGTCCGCGAGACCGGCGGCGGCCGCCTCGACGTGAAGGCGGCGATCGACGCCACCGTGCTCGGCGCCCCCGCCGTCCAGGGCGGCACCTTCAACTGGCCGCAGGACAGCGGCGACCGCACCAGCGTCGACGTGCCGTACACCAACACCGCGGGCAGGCCCGTCACCCTCTCGCTCGCGGTCCAGGGCGTCACCGGCAACGACGGCTCGCGGGTGCGCTCCACGGTCGCCGCGCTCGCCCGCCGCACGGTCACCGTCCCCGCCGGGGCCACCGTCAAGGTCCCGCTGCGGCTCGACCCGGCCGCCCATCTGGAGCGGAGCCAGTACGGAGACGTCACCGGCCGGGTGCTCGCCACCGCCGACGGCGTCAGCGTCTCCACCCCGTTCTCGCTCTACGTCCAGCCGCGCACGGTCACCCTGCGGGTCAAGGTGATCGACCGGCTCGGCAGACCCGCGAGTGGCCCGTCCTCGCTCGACGTGATCGGCATCGACGACGCCACCGGCGAGCGCCGCTTCAACGAAGGAGCCGCCGACCAGATCTACGCCCTGCGCCCCGGCTCGTACTTCCTCTCCTCCTTCGTCGCCACGCCGGACGCGGGGGAGGGCGCGACGCTCAACGACTCGCTGACGTATCTCGGGCGCCCCCAGCTGGAGTTGACCAAGGACACCACGGTCGTCCTCAACGCCCGCAAGGCCCACCGGCTCGCCCTCGCGACCGACCGGCCCAGCGAGGCCCGCGCCACCACCCTCGCCTTCTCCCGCGCCTGGGACGGCTACTGGCTGCACGCCGGAACCGCGGCCGGCGGCTCGTCGATCAAGGGCTACTACGCCTCGGTCGAAGGCCGCGCCCACGACGGCACGTTCGAGTTCGGCAGCTACTGGCGGGCCTACGCGCCGCTCGTCTCCGAACTGCGCACGACCGACGGCACCGTGCTCCACCCGGTCACCGCGGGCACCGGCTCCGCCAACCTCGACGGCACCGGCCGCGCCCGCCTCGTGGACGCCGGATCCGGGGCGCCCGAGGAGCTGAAGGCCGCCGGGGCGCGGGGCGCGATCGCACTCGTACGGATCCCGGACACCGACACCTCCGTCTCCCGGGCCGCCCGCGACGCAAAGGCGGCCGGAGCCGTGGCCGTCCTCGCGTACCGCTCCTCCCCGGTCCGCTGGGTTCCGTCGGGCGGCTTCACCGGGCCCGAACTCCCGGTCCTGGCGGTCGAGTCGGGCGAGGCGGCGACCCTGCTGGTCGAGCTGGGCGCGGGCGGGGTGGAGCTGCGCTGGAAGGCCACGGCGAAGAGCCCGTACGTCTACAACCTCGCCTTCCCCGAGTCCGGCGCGATCGGCTCCGACCGCACCTACCGGGTCCGCGACAGCCGCCTCGGCAAGGCCGAGTCGGTCTACCGGGCGATGGGCGTGGCCACCGACTACGTCGACAGCACCGCCGCCCACCGCCCCTCCGGCGCGGCCGTCTACTCCGCCACCATCGACCTGGTCCCGGCCCCCGGCACCCGTACCGAGTACTACTCGCCGGGCGACACCGCCTGGGACCACCTCACCTCCTCCAGCTTCCCGTTCGGCGAGTCGATGACCGACCGGCGCCGCACGTACACGGCGGGGGAGAGCCGCCGGGAGAGCTGGTACGACGGGGTCGTCTCCCCGGTCGCCCCGCGCGACACCGACGGCAAGGAGGTCCTCGCCGCCGAACGGCAGGGCAACCTGATCGGCTTCGCCGCCGCGATGTGGGGCGACGGCGGGCACTACGCACAGCCCGGCTCCTTCGGCGACGTCGGCGCTCTGGTCCTGCGCCGCGACGGCGAGGTGATCGGCGAGAGCGCCTGGCCGTTCGGGGTCTTCGAGGTCCCGGCCCAGGACAGCGCCTACGAGCTGGAGCAGCGCGTCGAGAAGATCGGCGGCCCGGCGAAGGTCTGGCAGCGCTCCACGGGCGTGCGGACGGTGTGGAGGTTCCGCTCGAAGCTCGACGAGAACGTGTACTCGCAGGGCCTCGGCATCCTCTTCCCGCGCTACTCCCTGCCGGAGGACGGCCTCAAGACCCTCCCGGCGGCCAACGGCCAGCGCATCGGCCTCTCGGTGACGGGCCACGCGGGATACACCCCGGCGGCCCTCACCTCGGCCCGCCTGTCGTACTCGTACGACGACGGTGCCACCTGGACCGAAGCCGCGGTCACCCACCGCGGCGACTCCTGGTCGGCCTCGGTCGACCACGCGGGCGCGGCCGGCAGGCAGGTCACCCTGAAGGCCGAACTGACGGACGCCCACGGCAACTCCGTCACGCAGACAGTGACGCGCGCGTACGACGTGCGGTAG
- a CDS encoding DUF456 domain-containing protein — MGVWQLLEMGLVMLLGLLGVLVPGVPGLAIVWAAVAWWALSDATGTAWAVLAGATGLLLLAQSLKLVMPPRRLRAAGAPRRSLLTGGVAAIAGFFLLPVVGGILGFLGGLYGAERMRLGSHGAGWTSARTVLRSGGYSVLMELLACLLVVGTWAGVVIWG; from the coding sequence GTGGGCGTGTGGCAGCTCCTGGAGATGGGCCTGGTGATGCTCCTCGGGCTGCTCGGCGTGCTGGTGCCCGGGGTACCCGGGCTTGCGATCGTGTGGGCCGCCGTGGCGTGGTGGGCCCTCAGCGACGCCACCGGCACGGCCTGGGCGGTCCTGGCCGGGGCGACGGGCCTGCTGCTGCTCGCCCAGTCCCTCAAGCTGGTCATGCCGCCCCGGCGCCTGAGGGCGGCCGGCGCGCCCCGGCGCTCCCTGCTGACCGGCGGCGTCGCGGCGATCGCCGGGTTCTTCCTGCTCCCGGTGGTGGGCGGGATCCTGGGCTTCCTCGGCGGGCTTTACGGCGCGGAGCGGATGCGGCTCGGCAGCCACGGGGCGGGCTGGACGTCGGCCCGTACGGTGCTGCGGTCCGGCGGGTACTCGGTCCTGATGGAGCTGCTCGCGTGCCTGCTGGTGGTGGGCACCTGGGCGGGCGTGGTGATCTGGGGCTGA
- a CDS encoding DNA-3-methyladenine glycosylase 2 family protein, which yields MTTCEETETYEETATYEQADETRYEAVSSRDARFDGEFFFAVSTTGIYCRPSCPAVTPKRKNVRFFPTAAAAQGHGFRACRRCRPDAVPGSAEWNVRADVVGRAVRLIGDGVVDREGVPGLAVRLGYSTRQVQRQLTAELGAGPVALARAQRAHTARVLLQTTGLPVTDIAFAAGFASVRQFNDTIRQIYARTPSALREESGTKAGRGSAAFAAGIPLRLAHRGPYAARAVFDLLAEEAVAGVEEMTGEPGARTYRRTLRLPYGTGIVAVDEARPRRGGWLEARIHLTDLRDLTTAVQRLRRLFDLDADPYAVDERLAADPRLAPLVAARPGMRSPGAADPDEYAVRALVGGAAAGELTEVYGKRLDVPCGALTHLFPEPGTLAAHPDPALAALTAALADGSLRLDAGADREEAVRTLRTLPGLDARTVARIRMRALGEPDVGFDEEDELRRPWRSYAYRHLSAADRP from the coding sequence GTGACCACGTGCGAAGAAACCGAGACGTACGAAGAGACCGCGACGTACGAGCAGGCCGACGAGACCCGGTACGAGGCCGTCAGCAGCCGGGACGCCCGCTTCGACGGCGAGTTCTTCTTCGCCGTGTCGACCACCGGCATCTACTGCCGCCCCAGCTGCCCGGCCGTGACCCCCAAGCGCAAGAACGTCCGCTTCTTCCCGACGGCCGCCGCCGCCCAGGGCCACGGCTTCCGCGCCTGCCGCCGCTGCCGCCCCGACGCGGTGCCCGGCTCGGCGGAGTGGAACGTCCGCGCCGACGTGGTGGGCCGCGCCGTCCGGCTGATCGGCGACGGCGTGGTGGACCGCGAGGGCGTCCCCGGTCTCGCGGTACGGCTCGGATACAGCACCCGGCAGGTCCAGCGCCAGCTCACCGCCGAGCTCGGCGCGGGCCCGGTCGCCCTGGCCCGTGCCCAGCGCGCCCACACGGCCCGGGTGCTGCTCCAGACCACCGGCCTGCCGGTCACCGACATCGCCTTCGCGGCCGGGTTCGCCAGCGTGCGGCAGTTCAACGACACCATCCGGCAGATCTACGCCCGTACGCCCAGCGCCCTGCGCGAGGAGTCCGGGACGAAGGCCGGGCGGGGCTCGGCCGCCTTCGCCGCCGGGATCCCGCTGCGGCTCGCGCACCGGGGCCCGTACGCGGCGCGCGCCGTTTTCGACCTGCTCGCCGAGGAGGCCGTCGCCGGGGTCGAGGAGATGACCGGCGAGCCGGGCGCGCGCACCTACCGCCGCACCCTGCGGCTGCCGTACGGCACGGGCATCGTGGCCGTCGACGAGGCGCGCCCGCGCCGGGGCGGCTGGCTTGAGGCCCGTATCCACCTCACCGACCTGCGCGACCTCACCACCGCCGTGCAGCGGCTGCGCCGCCTCTTCGACCTGGACGCCGACCCGTACGCGGTGGACGAGCGGCTCGCGGCCGACCCCCGCCTCGCCCCGCTGGTCGCGGCCCGGCCGGGGATGCGCTCGCCTGGGGCGGCGGACCCGGACGAGTACGCGGTACGGGCGCTGGTGGGCGGGGCAGCGGCGGGGGAGTTGACCGAGGTGTACGGGAAGCGGCTCGACGTGCCGTGCGGCGCGCTCACCCACCTCTTCCCGGAGCCCGGCACGCTCGCCGCGCACCCGGATCCGGCCCTGGCCGCGCTCACCGCCGCGCTCGCGGACGGCAGCCTGCGCCTGGACGCGGGAGCCGACCGCGAGGAGGCGGTACGGACCCTGCGCACTCTGCCGGGCCTCGACGCCCGCACGGTGGCGCGGATCCGTATGCGGGCGCTGGGCGAGCCGGATGTGGGCTTCGACGAGGAGGACGAACTCCGGCGCCCCTGGCGCTCGTACGCCTATCGGCACCTGAGCGCGGCCGACAGGCCCTAG
- a CDS encoding MarR family winged helix-turn-helix transcriptional regulator: protein MIIDDDAALQLVISLHRLLRSLRRAAPADGIQPTQIVVLSLLAESGPARIGELAARVPCSQPTATSAVAGLESTGLVLRESDPTDGRAARIVLTDQGARALVDAARAEAEVLAWRLGALGAEEARAVVALGPLLRRLAEAAHDGSDPASRA from the coding sequence ATGATCATCGACGACGATGCGGCGCTGCAACTGGTGATCTCGCTCCACCGGTTGCTGCGCAGTCTGCGCCGGGCCGCCCCGGCCGACGGGATCCAGCCCACCCAGATCGTGGTGCTCTCGCTGCTCGCCGAGAGCGGGCCCGCCCGCATCGGCGAGCTCGCGGCCCGGGTGCCGTGCTCCCAGCCGACCGCCACCTCGGCCGTCGCGGGCCTGGAGTCGACCGGGCTCGTGCTGCGCGAGAGCGACCCCACGGACGGCCGGGCCGCCCGTATCGTCCTCACCGACCAGGGCGCCCGCGCCCTGGTGGACGCCGCCCGCGCCGAGGCCGAGGTGCTGGCCTGGCGGCTCGGCGCGCTCGGTGCCGAGGAGGCCCGGGCGGTCGTCGCGCTCGGCCCGCTGCTGCGCCGCCTCGCCGAGGCGGCTCACGATGGCTCCGACCCGGCGAGCCGGGCGTAG
- a CDS encoding PPOX class F420-dependent oxidoreductase has translation MTEFSAAERAYLKSQRLGRLATVDPKGQPQANPVGFFPQDDGTILIGGYALGTTKKWRNLLANPRLALVVDDVVSVRPWRVRGVEIRGEAELLTGPHDLGPHFSEELIRIRPRKIHSWGLEDV, from the coding sequence ATGACCGAATTCAGCGCGGCCGAGCGCGCGTACCTGAAGTCCCAGCGGCTGGGGCGGCTGGCGACCGTCGACCCCAAGGGCCAGCCGCAGGCGAACCCGGTCGGGTTCTTCCCGCAGGACGACGGCACGATCCTGATCGGTGGATACGCCCTCGGCACCACCAAGAAGTGGCGCAACCTGCTGGCGAACCCGAGGCTCGCGCTGGTCGTGGACGACGTGGTGAGCGTACGGCCCTGGCGGGTGCGGGGCGTGGAGATCCGGGGCGAGGCCGAACTGCTCACCGGGCCGCACGACTTGGGGCCGCACTTCAGCGAGGAGCTGATCCGGATCCGGCCGCGGAAGATCCACAGCTGGGGGCTGGAGGACGTGTGA